One stretch of Streptomyces sp. A2-16 DNA includes these proteins:
- a CDS encoding glycine--tRNA ligase translates to MAADKIDTIVSLSKRRGFVFPCSEIYGGQRAAWDYGPLGVELKENLKRQWWRYMVTSREDVVGIDSSVILAPEVWVASGHVATFSDPLTECTSCHKRFRADHLEEAYEAKKGHAPENGLADVNCPNCGNKGQFTEPKQFSGLLSTHLGPTQDTGSIAYLRPETAQGIFTNFAQVQTTSRRKPPFGIAQMGKSFRNEITPGNFIFRTREFEQMEMEFFVKPGEDEKWQEYWMEQRWNWYTGLGLREENMRWYEHPAEKLSHYSKRTADIEYRFQFGGNEWGELEGVANRTDYDLGAHSKASGQDLSFFDQEAGERWTPYVIEPAAGVGRAMLAFLLDAYVEDEAPNAKGKLEKRTVLRLDHRLAPVKVAVLPLSRNPELSPKAKGLAAALRQNWNIEFDDAGAIGRRYRRQDEIGTPYCVTVDFDTLEDNAVTVRERDSMKQERVSLDQIEGYLAGRLVGC, encoded by the coding sequence GTGGCCGCCGACAAGATCGACACCATCGTCAGCCTGAGCAAGCGCCGGGGCTTCGTTTTCCCCTGTAGTGAGATCTACGGCGGTCAGCGCGCCGCCTGGGACTACGGACCGCTGGGTGTCGAGCTCAAGGAGAACCTGAAGCGCCAGTGGTGGCGTTACATGGTGACGTCCCGCGAGGACGTGGTCGGTATCGACTCGTCCGTGATCCTGGCCCCCGAGGTCTGGGTCGCCTCCGGTCACGTGGCCACCTTCTCCGACCCGTTGACCGAGTGCACCTCCTGCCACAAGCGGTTCCGTGCGGACCACCTGGAGGAGGCGTACGAGGCCAAGAAGGGGCACGCCCCGGAGAACGGCCTCGCGGACGTGAACTGCCCCAACTGCGGCAACAAGGGCCAGTTCACCGAGCCCAAGCAGTTCTCGGGTCTGCTCTCCACCCACCTCGGCCCGACGCAGGACACCGGCTCCATCGCCTACCTGCGTCCCGAGACCGCACAGGGAATCTTCACCAACTTCGCCCAGGTGCAGACCACTTCGCGCCGCAAGCCGCCGTTCGGCATCGCGCAGATGGGCAAGTCCTTCCGCAACGAGATCACGCCCGGCAACTTCATCTTCCGCACCCGCGAGTTCGAGCAGATGGAGATGGAGTTCTTCGTCAAGCCGGGCGAGGACGAGAAGTGGCAGGAGTACTGGATGGAGCAGCGCTGGAACTGGTACACGGGCCTCGGTCTCCGCGAGGAGAACATGCGCTGGTACGAGCACCCGGCCGAGAAGCTCTCGCACTACTCCAAGCGCACCGCCGACATCGAGTACCGCTTCCAGTTCGGCGGCAACGAGTGGGGTGAGCTGGAGGGTGTGGCCAACCGCACCGACTACGACCTCGGCGCCCACTCCAAGGCCTCCGGCCAGGACCTCTCCTTCTTCGACCAGGAGGCCGGCGAGCGCTGGACGCCGTACGTCATCGAGCCCGCGGCCGGTGTCGGCCGCGCGATGCTGGCGTTCCTGCTCGACGCCTACGTCGAGGACGAGGCCCCCAACGCCAAGGGCAAGCTGGAGAAGCGCACGGTGCTGCGCCTCGACCACCGCCTCGCCCCGGTGAAGGTCGCGGTCCTGCCGCTGTCCCGCAACCCCGAGCTGTCGCCGAAGGCCAAGGGTCTCGCCGCCGCGCTGCGCCAGAACTGGAACATCGAGTTCGACGACGCCGGCGCGATCGGCCGCCGCTACCGCCGCCAGGACGAGATCGGCACGCCGTACTGCGTGACCGTCGACTTCGACACGCTCGAGGACAACGCGGTGACGGTCCGCGAGCGGGACTCCATGAAGCAGGAGCGGGTGTCGCTGGACCAGATCGAGGGCTACCTGGCCGGCCGCCTCGTCGGCTGCTAG
- a CDS encoding metal ABC transporter substrate-binding protein translates to MNVRRRLIPTVAAAGALAALSACSTDSAAAGNTDKFDVVASFYPMAFLAEQIGGDHVHVTSLTQPGQEPHDLEISAKQTAQLQESDAVLYLKNLQPSVDDAVSQSEIKTKIDAAALTSLEEHGNEVGGHAAEHDDEHGEESGGKDPHIWLDPVKYSEVAKGVGAAFEKADPDHAADYKANTAALVKKLDALNTQFKDGLANTGTKVFITTHAAFGYLAERYGLTEEAINGLDPESEPSADRVKDLEKMAKADGVTTVFYETLVSDRTAKTIASDAGLKTDVLDPIEGITEKSRGKDYFSVQEANLKALQGALGAK, encoded by the coding sequence ATGAACGTACGACGCCGCCTCATACCCACGGTCGCTGCCGCCGGCGCCCTCGCCGCCCTCTCCGCGTGCTCCACCGACAGCGCCGCCGCGGGCAACACCGACAAGTTCGACGTCGTCGCGTCCTTCTACCCGATGGCCTTCCTCGCCGAGCAGATCGGCGGGGACCACGTGCACGTCACCAGCCTGACCCAGCCCGGTCAGGAGCCGCACGACCTGGAGATCAGCGCCAAGCAGACCGCGCAGCTCCAGGAGTCCGACGCGGTGCTCTACCTGAAGAACCTCCAGCCCTCCGTCGACGACGCGGTCTCCCAGTCCGAGATCAAGACCAAGATCGACGCGGCCGCGCTGACCTCCCTGGAGGAGCACGGCAACGAGGTCGGCGGCCACGCGGCCGAGCACGACGACGAACACGGCGAGGAATCCGGCGGCAAGGACCCCCACATCTGGCTCGACCCGGTGAAGTACTCCGAGGTCGCCAAGGGCGTCGGCGCCGCCTTCGAGAAGGCCGACCCCGACCACGCCGCCGACTACAAGGCCAACACCGCGGCCCTGGTGAAGAAGCTGGACGCCCTGAACACCCAGTTCAAGGACGGCCTCGCGAACACCGGCACCAAGGTCTTCATCACCACCCACGCCGCCTTCGGCTACCTCGCCGAGCGCTACGGCCTCACCGAGGAGGCCATCAACGGCCTCGACCCCGAGTCGGAGCCGAGCGCCGACCGCGTCAAGGACCTTGAGAAGATGGCGAAGGCCGACGGCGTCACGACCGTCTTCTACGAGACGCTCGTCAGCGACAGGACCGCGAAGACCATCGCCTCCGACGCCGGGCTGAAGACGGACGTCCTCGACCCGATCGAGGGCATCACCGAGAAGTCCCGCGGCAAGGACTACTTCTCGGTCCAGGAAGCCAACCTCAAGGCCCTGCAGGGCGCCCTGGGAGCGAAATGA
- the recO gene encoding DNA repair protein RecO — translation MSLFRDDGVVLRTQKLGEADRIITLLTRGHGRVRAVARGVRRTKSKFGARLEPFSHVDVQFFARGSELVGRGLPLCTQSETIAPYGGGIVADYARYTAGTAMLETAERFTDHEGEPAVQQYLLLVGALRTLARGEHAPHLVLDAFLLRSLAVNGYAPSFSDCAKCGMSGPNRFFSVAAGGSVCVDCRVPGSVVPSPQTLELLAALLTGDWETADASEPRHVREGSGLVSAYLHWHMERGLRSLRYVEKQP, via the coding sequence ATGAGTCTCTTCCGGGACGACGGGGTCGTGCTGCGGACGCAGAAGCTCGGGGAAGCGGACCGGATCATCACGCTGCTCACGCGCGGGCACGGGCGGGTGCGGGCCGTGGCCCGAGGGGTGCGGCGGACGAAGTCGAAGTTCGGCGCGCGGCTGGAGCCCTTCTCACACGTCGACGTGCAGTTCTTCGCCCGGGGGAGCGAACTGGTCGGGCGCGGGCTGCCGCTGTGCACCCAGAGCGAGACCATCGCGCCCTACGGCGGCGGGATCGTCGCCGACTACGCCCGGTACACCGCCGGGACGGCCATGCTGGAGACCGCCGAGCGGTTCACCGACCACGAGGGCGAGCCCGCCGTGCAGCAGTACCTGCTGCTGGTCGGCGCCCTGCGCACCCTCGCCAGGGGCGAGCACGCGCCCCACCTCGTCCTCGACGCCTTCCTGCTGCGCTCCCTCGCGGTCAACGGCTACGCCCCCAGCTTCAGCGACTGCGCGAAGTGCGGCATGTCCGGCCCGAACCGCTTCTTCTCGGTGGCCGCCGGAGGCTCGGTCTGCGTGGACTGCCGGGTGCCCGGCAGCGTCGTACCGTCGCCGCAGACCCTGGAACTTCTCGCCGCGCTGCTTACGGGAGACTGGGAGACCGCGGACGCGAGCGAGCCGCGGCACGTCCGGGAGGGCAGCGGGCTGGTGTCCGCCTACCTGCACTGGCACATGGAGCGCGGGCTGAGATCCCTGCGCTACGTAGAGAAGCAACCCTGA
- a CDS encoding metal ABC transporter ATP-binding protein gives MTPEDGMTEPVVALRGVRADLGSRPVLRGIDLTVHRGEVVALLGANGSGKSTAIRTIIGQVSAAAGEIELFGTPRGRFRDWARVGYVPQRTTAAGGVPATVTEIVSSGRLSRARFGVLRRADHEAVRRALELVGMADRAKDSVNALSGGQHQRVLIARALAAEPELLIMDEPMAGVDLASQEVLARTLKEQVAQGATVLLVLHELGPLEPLIDRAVVLRDGCVLHDGPPPRAVGQHALPGHDHVHPHEHEPMRTGLLS, from the coding sequence ATGACACCGGAGGACGGCATGACCGAGCCCGTCGTCGCGCTGCGCGGAGTCCGCGCCGATCTGGGCTCGCGCCCCGTCCTGCGGGGCATCGACCTCACCGTGCACCGCGGTGAGGTCGTCGCGCTGCTCGGCGCCAACGGCTCCGGCAAGTCCACCGCGATCCGCACGATCATCGGCCAAGTGTCCGCGGCCGCCGGGGAGATCGAGCTCTTCGGCACCCCGCGCGGGCGCTTCAGGGACTGGGCGCGGGTCGGCTACGTCCCGCAGCGCACCACCGCCGCGGGCGGGGTCCCCGCCACCGTCACCGAGATCGTCTCCTCCGGGCGGCTGTCCCGCGCCCGCTTCGGCGTCCTGCGCAGGGCGGACCACGAGGCCGTACGACGGGCCCTGGAGCTGGTCGGCATGGCGGACCGCGCGAAGGACTCGGTCAACGCCCTCTCCGGCGGCCAGCACCAGCGCGTGCTGATCGCCCGCGCCCTCGCCGCCGAACCCGAACTCCTGATCATGGACGAGCCGATGGCGGGCGTGGACCTGGCGAGCCAGGAGGTGCTGGCGCGGACGCTGAAGGAACAGGTGGCCCAGGGCGCCACGGTCCTGCTCGTCCTGCACGAACTGGGCCCCCTCGAACCGCTGATCGACCGCGCGGTCGTCCTGCGGGACGGTTGCGTCCTGCACGACGGTCCTCCCCCACGCGCGGTCGGTCAGCACGCCCTGCCCGGCCACGACCACGTCCACCCCCACGAGCACGAGCCGATGCGCACAGGACTGCTGAGCTGA
- a CDS encoding transcriptional repressor → MTTAGPPVKGRATRQRAAVAAALDEVDEFRSAQELHDMLKHKGDAVGLTTVYRTLQNLADAGEVDVLRTSDGESVYRRCSSGDHHHHLVCRVCGKAVEVEGPAVEKWADAIAAEHGYVNVAHTVEIFGTCADCAAAQA, encoded by the coding sequence GTGACGACCGCAGGACCGCCCGTGAAGGGCCGCGCCACCCGGCAGCGGGCCGCCGTGGCGGCGGCCCTCGACGAGGTCGACGAGTTCCGCAGCGCGCAGGAACTGCACGACATGCTCAAGCACAAGGGCGACGCCGTCGGTCTGACCACGGTCTACCGGACCCTCCAGAACCTCGCCGACGCGGGCGAGGTCGACGTCCTGCGCACCTCCGACGGCGAGTCCGTCTACCGCCGCTGCTCCTCCGGCGACCACCATCACCACCTGGTCTGCCGGGTCTGCGGCAAGGCCGTGGAGGTCGAGGGTCCGGCCGTCGAGAAGTGGGCCGACGCGATCGCCGCCGAGCACGGCTACGTCAACGTGGCGCACACCGTGGAGATCTTCGGCACCTGCGCGGACTGCGCTGCCGCCCAGGCCTGA
- a CDS encoding isoprenyl transferase, producing MVVRGILGRQRREYRTPEPHPSGARAPKLPGELIPEHVAIVMDGNGRWAKERGLPRTEGHKVGAERVLDVLQGAIEAGVKNISLYAFSTENWKRSPDEVRFLMNFNRDFIRKTRDQLDELGIRVRWVGRMPKLWKSVAKELQVAQEQTKDNDKLTLYFCMNYGGRAEIADAAQALAEDVKAGRLDPSKVTEKTLAKYLYYPDMPDVDLFLRPSGEQRTSNYLLWQSAYAEMVFQDVLWPDFDRRDLWRACVEFASRDRRFGGAVPNEELLAMEEAMKGDPEA from the coding sequence ATGGTCGTACGCGGGATCCTCGGTCGTCAGCGCCGCGAGTACAGGACGCCTGAGCCGCACCCGTCCGGGGCCCGCGCGCCCAAGCTCCCCGGTGAGCTGATCCCCGAGCACGTGGCGATCGTCATGGACGGGAACGGCCGCTGGGCCAAGGAGCGCGGCCTGCCGAGGACGGAAGGGCACAAGGTCGGCGCCGAGCGGGTCCTCGACGTGCTGCAGGGCGCGATCGAGGCCGGCGTGAAGAACATCTCGCTCTACGCCTTCTCCACCGAGAACTGGAAGCGTTCGCCCGACGAGGTCCGCTTCCTCATGAACTTCAACCGCGACTTCATCCGCAAGACCCGTGACCAGCTCGACGAGCTCGGGATCCGGGTGCGCTGGGTGGGCCGGATGCCCAAGCTGTGGAAGTCCGTCGCCAAGGAGCTCCAGGTCGCCCAGGAGCAGACCAAGGACAACGACAAGCTGACCCTCTACTTCTGCATGAACTACGGCGGCCGCGCCGAGATCGCCGATGCCGCGCAGGCCCTCGCCGAGGACGTGAAGGCGGGCCGCCTCGACCCGTCCAAGGTCACCGAGAAGACCCTCGCGAAGTACCTGTACTACCCGGACATGCCCGACGTGGACCTCTTCCTGCGGCCCAGCGGCGAGCAGCGCACCTCCAACTACCTGCTCTGGCAGAGCGCCTACGCCGAGATGGTCTTCCAGGACGTCCTGTGGCCCGACTTCGACCGCCGTGACCTGTGGCGGGCCTGCGTCGAGTTCGCCTCCCGGGACCGCCGCTTCGGTGGGGCCGTCCCGAACGAGGAGCTGCTCGCCATGGAGGAAGCGATGAAGGGCGACCCGGAGGCCTGA
- a CDS encoding LysE family translocator produces MSLAFLLTTLVVVATPGTGVVYTLAAGLSRGRRASVVAAFACTLGIVPHVLAGVTGLAALLNASAVAFQAVKYAGVAYLLYMAWATVRDKEVIDVDRDGAPRSAGRVIVRGVLINLLNPKLTIFFFAFLPQFVSPAEPHALPRMLALSGVFMLATFVVFAGYGVLAASVRTHVISRPRVMAWLRRTFAGSFVLLGAKLATTDV; encoded by the coding sequence ATGAGCCTCGCCTTCCTCCTCACCACCCTCGTGGTGGTCGCCACTCCCGGCACCGGTGTCGTCTACACGCTGGCCGCCGGGCTCTCCCGCGGCCGTCGCGCGAGCGTCGTCGCCGCGTTCGCCTGCACCCTCGGGATCGTGCCGCACGTCCTGGCCGGCGTCACCGGGCTCGCCGCACTGCTGAACGCCAGTGCCGTGGCGTTCCAGGCGGTGAAGTACGCCGGGGTCGCCTACCTCCTGTACATGGCCTGGGCGACCGTGCGGGACAAGGAGGTGATCGACGTCGACCGGGACGGCGCGCCCCGGTCCGCGGGCCGGGTGATCGTCCGAGGGGTGCTGATCAACCTCCTCAACCCGAAGCTGACGATCTTCTTCTTCGCGTTCCTGCCCCAGTTCGTGAGCCCGGCCGAACCGCACGCCCTGCCGCGCATGCTCGCCCTGAGCGGGGTCTTCATGCTGGCCACCTTCGTGGTCTTCGCCGGGTACGGGGTGCTCGCGGCCTCGGTCCGCACCCATGTGATCTCACGGCCCCGGGTGATGGCGTGGCTGCGGCGGACGTTCGCGGGGTCCTTCGTGCTGCTGGGGGCCAAGCTGGCCACGACCGACGTGTGA
- a CDS encoding aldo/keto reductase — protein sequence MTMRTRTLGTTGPQVSALGLGCMGMSALYGDADRTESIATIHAALEAGVTLLDTGDFYAMGHNEMLIGEALRTAPAARREQALLSVKFGALRGPGGEWAGYDGRPAAVKNFAAYSLQRLGVDHIDVYRIARLDPDVPIEETVGAIAELVEQGYVRHVGLSEVGAETIRRAAATAPVADLQIEYSLISRGIERSVLSTTRELGISITAYGVLSRGLISGHFTADRRLGTDDFRAHSPRFQGDNLRHNLNLVEALRKLAEQKGVSVAQIAIAWVLAQGEDIVPLIGARSRERLTESLGALDVVLDADDLAAIEAAVPADAAAGERYAPAAMAHLDSER from the coding sequence ATGACGATGCGAACCCGAACCCTCGGAACCACCGGCCCCCAGGTCTCCGCCCTCGGCCTCGGCTGCATGGGCATGTCCGCGCTGTACGGCGACGCGGACCGCACGGAGTCCATCGCGACGATCCACGCCGCCCTGGAGGCGGGCGTGACCCTGCTCGACACCGGCGACTTCTACGCCATGGGGCACAACGAGATGCTGATCGGTGAGGCGCTGCGCACCGCGCCCGCCGCACGGCGCGAACAGGCCCTGCTGAGCGTCAAGTTCGGCGCCCTGCGCGGCCCCGGCGGCGAATGGGCCGGCTACGACGGCCGCCCCGCCGCCGTGAAGAACTTCGCCGCGTACTCCCTCCAGCGCCTCGGCGTCGACCACATCGACGTCTACCGCATCGCCCGGCTCGACCCCGACGTCCCGATCGAGGAGACGGTCGGCGCGATCGCCGAACTCGTCGAGCAGGGCTACGTCCGGCACGTGGGCCTCAGCGAGGTCGGCGCCGAGACGATCCGCCGGGCCGCGGCCACCGCGCCCGTCGCGGACCTCCAGATCGAGTACTCCCTGATCAGCCGGGGCATCGAGCGGTCCGTCCTGTCGACCACCCGCGAGCTGGGCATCTCGATCACCGCGTACGGAGTCCTGTCCCGTGGCCTGATCTCCGGCCACTTCACCGCCGACCGGCGGCTCGGGACGGACGACTTCCGCGCCCACTCGCCCCGCTTCCAGGGGGACAACCTCCGGCACAACCTGAACCTGGTGGAGGCCCTGCGCAAGCTCGCCGAGCAGAAGGGCGTCTCGGTCGCGCAGATCGCCATCGCCTGGGTGCTCGCCCAGGGCGAGGACATCGTCCCGCTGATCGGCGCCCGCAGCCGGGAGCGGCTCACCGAGTCGCTGGGCGCCCTGGACGTCGTACTGGACGCGGACGACCTGGCCGCGATCGAGGCGGCCGTGCCCGCCGACGCGGCCGCCGGTGAGCGGTACGCGCCCGCCGCGATGGCCCATCTGGACAGCGAGCGCTGA
- a CDS encoding metal ABC transporter permease, which translates to MDFLDYAFMQRALLAAVLVGITAPAVGIYLVQRRQALMGDGIGHVAMTGVGLGFLLSWSPVWMATLVSVLGAVLMELIRWYGKTRGDIALAMLFYGGMAGGVMFINLAPGGSNANLTSYLFGSLSTVSQSDVTAICVLAAFVVLVTLGLRRQLFAVSQDEEFARVTGLPVRALNLLTAVTAAVTVTVAMRVVGLLLVSALMVVPVAAAQQLSRSFAATFAIAVAIGVTVTIGGTVTSYYQDVPPGATIVLLTIAAFVLLTALATPLARRRARALAARQPAGDPAECAIPATREPEGTVGV; encoded by the coding sequence ATGGACTTCCTCGACTACGCCTTCATGCAGCGGGCCCTGCTCGCCGCCGTCCTGGTCGGCATCACCGCGCCCGCCGTCGGCATCTACCTCGTCCAGCGCCGCCAGGCCCTCATGGGCGACGGCATCGGCCATGTCGCGATGACCGGCGTCGGCCTCGGCTTCCTGCTCTCCTGGTCGCCGGTGTGGATGGCGACCCTGGTCTCGGTGCTCGGCGCGGTCCTCATGGAGCTGATCCGCTGGTACGGCAAGACCCGGGGCGACATCGCGCTCGCGATGCTCTTCTACGGCGGTATGGCCGGCGGCGTGATGTTCATCAACCTCGCACCCGGCGGCTCCAACGCCAACCTGACCTCGTACCTGTTCGGCTCCCTGTCGACGGTGAGCCAGTCCGACGTGACCGCGATCTGCGTGCTGGCCGCGTTCGTCGTGCTCGTCACCCTCGGGCTGCGCAGGCAGCTCTTCGCGGTCAGCCAGGACGAGGAGTTCGCCCGGGTCACCGGTCTCCCGGTGCGCGCGCTCAACCTGCTGACGGCGGTCACGGCCGCGGTGACGGTGACCGTCGCCATGCGGGTGGTCGGACTGCTGCTGGTCAGCGCGCTGATGGTGGTGCCGGTGGCGGCGGCGCAGCAGCTCAGCCGGAGCTTCGCGGCCACCTTCGCCATCGCGGTCGCGATCGGGGTGACCGTGACGATCGGCGGCACCGTGACCTCGTACTACCAGGACGTGCCGCCCGGCGCGACGATCGTGCTGCTGACCATCGCCGCCTTCGTCCTGCTGACCGCCCTCGCCACCCCGCTGGCCCGGCGCCGCGCCCGCGCGCTCGCCGCCCGGCAGCCGGCCGGAGACCCCGCCGAGTGTGCGATTCCGGCCACTCGGGAACCGGAGGGCACGGTCGGCGTCTGA
- a CDS encoding TetR family transcriptional regulator — translation MAPTTETLTAERILEATEEVLRRHGPAKATVVDVARALGVSHGSVYRHFRTKAALREAVTKRWLDRATGMLAAIAEADRDPQTRLRDWLAALFEAKRRKAGDDPELFATYTVLTGENVEAVIEHITELTGQLTRIVQDGADAGTFTVTDPATTARALFQATGRFHDPCYAREWEQPGVEEEFTAVVDLLTRGLRA, via the coding sequence ATGGCACCGACCACCGAGACCCTGACCGCCGAGCGCATCCTCGAAGCCACCGAGGAGGTGCTGCGCCGCCACGGCCCGGCCAAGGCCACCGTGGTCGACGTGGCCCGCGCGCTCGGCGTCAGCCACGGCAGCGTCTACCGGCACTTCCGGACGAAGGCGGCGCTGCGGGAAGCAGTGACGAAGCGGTGGCTGGACCGGGCGACGGGCATGCTGGCCGCGATCGCCGAGGCGGACCGCGACCCGCAGACCCGGCTGCGGGACTGGCTCGCCGCGCTCTTCGAGGCCAAGCGCCGCAAGGCGGGCGACGATCCGGAACTGTTCGCCACGTACACGGTCCTGACCGGCGAGAACGTCGAGGCGGTCATCGAGCACATCACCGAGCTGACCGGCCAGCTGACCCGCATCGTCCAGGACGGCGCCGACGCGGGCACCTTCACCGTCACCGACCCGGCCACCACGGCCCGCGCCCTCTTCCAGGCCACCGGCCGCTTCCACGACCCCTGCTACGCCCGGGAGTGGGAACAGCCGGGCGTGGAGGAGGAGTTCACGGCAGTGGTGGACCTGCTCACACGCGGTCTCAGGGCCTGA
- a CDS encoding helix-turn-helix domain-containing protein, whose amino-acid sequence MTTMAQETAVPASASPAEIRRHELAAFLRHRREHIAPEQVGLPRGRRRRTPGLRREEVAQLSAVGVTWYTWLEQARDIQVSVQVLDALARALLLDPSERSHLFQLAGAVDPTPATVCPSITPAIRQVLAQLEPVPACVQNSRYDILAYNRTYGLLLCDLDAVPPEDRNCMILSYTHDDWRSSIVHLPEVQRLMAARFRATMAGHLAEPGWKMLLKRLRAESPEFREVWDRHEVVEHRSRRKEFRNRYVGDVSVEHTDLWLGPEAGPRMVTYAPADEESRRRLEKLHAIALERTPAVPA is encoded by the coding sequence ATGACGACCATGGCCCAGGAGACCGCCGTACCCGCGTCCGCGTCCCCCGCGGAGATCCGGCGCCATGAACTCGCCGCCTTCCTGCGCCACCGCCGCGAGCACATCGCCCCCGAGCAGGTCGGCCTGCCCCGCGGCCGCCGGCGCCGCACCCCGGGCCTGCGCCGGGAGGAGGTCGCCCAGCTCTCCGCGGTCGGCGTCACCTGGTACACGTGGCTGGAGCAGGCCCGTGACATCCAGGTGTCGGTGCAGGTCCTGGACGCCCTCGCCCGCGCGCTGCTCCTCGACCCCAGCGAGCGCTCGCACCTCTTCCAGCTCGCCGGGGCGGTCGACCCGACGCCCGCCACCGTCTGCCCGTCGATCACCCCCGCCATCCGGCAGGTCCTCGCACAGCTGGAGCCGGTCCCGGCCTGTGTGCAGAACAGCCGGTACGACATCCTCGCCTACAACCGCACCTACGGCCTGCTGCTGTGCGACCTGGACGCGGTGCCGCCCGAGGACCGCAACTGCATGATCCTCTCCTACACCCACGACGACTGGCGCTCCTCGATCGTCCATCTCCCCGAGGTGCAGCGCCTGATGGCCGCCCGCTTCCGTGCCACCATGGCCGGACACCTCGCCGAACCGGGCTGGAAGATGCTCCTGAAGCGGCTGCGCGCGGAGTCCCCGGAGTTCCGCGAGGTCTGGGACCGGCACGAGGTCGTCGAACACCGGAGCCGCCGCAAGGAGTTCAGGAACCGCTACGTCGGCGATGTCTCCGTCGAGCACACCGACCTGTGGCTGGGTCCCGAGGCCGGGCCGCGCATGGTGACCTACGCCCCCGCCGACGAGGAGTCCCGCCGACGCCTGGAGAAGCTGCACGCGATCGCCCTGGAACGGACGCCCGCCGTCCCGGCGTGA
- a CDS encoding MFS transporter, giving the protein MTTETTTPRPVRAAAPPELGGLGLFTVLLAAALPLIDFFIVNVALPTIGADLSASESVLELVVAGYGLAYAVLLVLGGRLGDLFGRRRLFLGGMLAFGLTSLACGLAPTAWTLVAARVAQGAASAAMLPQVLATIQSATAGPRRARAMGLYGATAGLAMVAGQILGGVLVAADIAGTSWRAAFLVNVPVVLAGLLLAARTVPETRSPRPEPVDGPGTVLLAATLLALLAPLTEGRAAGWPLWTWLSLAAFPFLAAAFFAVERGADRRGRTPLVPPSLFELVSLRRGLLLILPFSMGFAGFMFVIAVALQEGAGRSPVQAGLALVPLAVTFLFTSIAGPRLIARYGTRVVTAGALIQGVGLGLMILAAHFSWPDLGLLPLLPGGAIAGVGQALQLPVVFRIVLSEVPPARAGVGSGVMVTTQQASLALGVATLGSLFLALVPGMGMRDALVTTLLVQLVGVALTGLLSLRLPRVVD; this is encoded by the coding sequence GTGACGACCGAAACCACGACTCCACGCCCCGTCCGCGCCGCCGCGCCACCCGAGCTGGGCGGCCTCGGACTGTTCACGGTGCTGCTCGCCGCCGCACTCCCCCTCATCGACTTCTTCATCGTCAACGTCGCCCTGCCCACCATCGGCGCGGACCTCTCCGCGAGCGAGTCGGTCCTCGAACTCGTCGTGGCGGGCTACGGGTTGGCGTACGCCGTCCTGCTGGTCCTCGGTGGCCGGCTCGGCGATCTCTTCGGGCGGCGCCGGCTCTTCCTGGGCGGCATGCTGGCCTTCGGCCTGACCTCGCTGGCGTGCGGGCTCGCGCCGACCGCGTGGACGCTGGTCGCGGCGCGGGTCGCGCAGGGCGCCGCGTCGGCCGCGATGCTGCCGCAGGTCCTCGCCACCATCCAGTCGGCGACCGCCGGACCCCGCCGGGCGCGGGCGATGGGCCTCTACGGCGCCACCGCCGGCCTGGCGATGGTGGCGGGCCAGATCCTCGGCGGTGTCCTGGTGGCGGCGGACATCGCGGGCACGAGCTGGCGGGCGGCGTTCCTGGTGAACGTCCCGGTCGTGCTGGCCGGTCTGCTCCTCGCGGCCCGTACGGTCCCGGAGACCCGCTCGCCGCGCCCCGAGCCGGTCGACGGTCCGGGCACGGTCCTGCTGGCGGCGACCCTGCTGGCGCTGCTGGCCCCGCTGACCGAGGGCAGGGCGGCGGGCTGGCCGCTGTGGACGTGGCTGTCGCTGGCCGCGTTCCCGTTCCTGGCGGCGGCGTTCTTCGCGGTGGAACGCGGGGCGGACCGCCGGGGCCGTACACCGCTGGTTCCCCCGAGCCTGTTCGAGCTGGTGTCGCTGCGCCGCGGCCTGCTGCTGATCCTGCCCTTCTCGATGGGCTTCGCGGGCTTCATGTTCGTGATCGCGGTGGCCCTCCAGGAGGGAGCGGGCCGCAGCCCGGTCCAGGCGGGGCTGGCCCTGGTCCCGCTGGCGGTGACGTTCCTGTTCACGTCGATCGCCGGGCCGCGGCTGATCGCCCGGTACGGCACCCGGGTGGTGACCGCGGGCGCGCTGATCCAGGGGGTCGGCCTGGGCCTGATGATCCTGGCCGCGCACTTCTCCTGGCCGGACCTCGGCCTGCTTCCCCTGCTGCCCGGCGGCGCGATCGCGGGAGTCGGCCAGGCGCTCCAACTGCCCGTGGTCTTCAGGATCGTCCTGTCCGAGGTGCCGCCCGCGCGGGCCGGTGTGGGCAGCGGTGTGATGGTGACCACCCAGCAGGCCTCCCTGGCCCTGGGCGTCGCCACCCTCGGCAGCCTCTTCCTCGCCCTGGTACCGGGCATGGGCATGCGGGACGCCCTGGTCACGACCCTGCTCGTGCAGTTGGTGGGGGTGGCGCTGACGGGACTGCTGAGCCTGCGGCTGCCGCGTGTCGTCGACTGA